One segment of Sulfobacillus thermosulfidooxidans DSM 9293 DNA contains the following:
- a CDS encoding DHA2 family efflux MFS transporter permease subunit, translating into MAQQQASTITDKWGVALAVLIAGGFMAILDTSIVNIAIPKLESVFSVDTAQVQWVVTIYMLTLGVVVPLAGYLGERFGYRRIYILSLVIFTVGSALSGLSWSLSILTVFRVLQALGGGLIMPITMSMVYRMVPRESIGTAMGFWGLGIIVAPAIGPTLGGWLVEYVDWRLIFYINVPIGILGAFLALAYVPKFPSSNTGPFDMVGFVLSATGLFGLLLALSEGQTWGWNSEPIVLLLVASTLFLVLFTLWELTVKHPLLNLRVFAHGSFAMANLLVIIITVAMYSGVFYVPLFLQTVVGYGALKTGLMMMPAAAASAIMMPISGRLYDKIGARPLVLGGLLILTYTTFLLHRLSTTTPVSDVVLWLTLRGIGMGMAMMPATTAGMSAVPTELVGTGSAINNIMQRVAGSFGLAFMTAVLQSQATLHATTIAASYTPTSQPAVQFMHQLTGFLVQHGMALGQSVSLTTTELYDLIQQQAFVMGIDDIFVLGAGITLLGAFLSLFLKTYRHQRASNQMIVD; encoded by the coding sequence ATGGCCCAACAACAGGCATCAACCATCACCGACAAATGGGGCGTTGCCCTGGCCGTTCTCATTGCCGGAGGATTCATGGCCATATTGGATACCTCCATTGTCAATATTGCCATTCCCAAGCTGGAGAGTGTGTTTTCGGTCGATACCGCCCAGGTCCAGTGGGTTGTCACGATTTACATGTTGACCTTAGGAGTGGTTGTGCCCCTCGCCGGATATCTGGGAGAACGGTTTGGCTATCGCCGTATTTATATTTTGTCGCTCGTGATCTTTACCGTAGGTTCAGCCCTTTCAGGACTTTCATGGAGCCTATCGATTCTGACGGTGTTTCGTGTTTTACAGGCTCTCGGAGGCGGTTTAATTATGCCCATTACCATGTCCATGGTCTACCGAATGGTTCCACGGGAGAGCATCGGGACAGCTATGGGATTTTGGGGGCTCGGCATTATTGTTGCCCCGGCCATTGGTCCAACCTTGGGCGGCTGGTTAGTGGAGTACGTCGATTGGCGTCTTATCTTTTATATTAATGTTCCTATTGGGATTCTTGGTGCGTTTTTAGCGCTCGCCTATGTGCCTAAGTTTCCGTCCTCGAACACGGGCCCCTTTGATATGGTGGGATTTGTCTTGTCGGCAACCGGATTATTCGGGTTGTTATTAGCCTTATCAGAAGGTCAGACATGGGGCTGGAATTCGGAACCGATTGTTTTGCTTTTGGTGGCCTCAACGTTGTTCTTGGTCCTGTTTACCTTATGGGAACTTACGGTGAAGCATCCATTATTAAATTTGCGGGTTTTCGCCCATGGGTCGTTCGCGATGGCTAATTTACTGGTCATCATCATTACGGTCGCTATGTATTCCGGTGTTTTTTATGTTCCCTTGTTCTTACAGACGGTAGTTGGATATGGTGCTTTGAAAACGGGATTAATGATGATGCCCGCCGCGGCAGCATCAGCGATTATGATGCCTATATCCGGTAGGCTTTACGACAAAATCGGGGCGCGGCCGTTGGTCTTAGGCGGACTCTTGATTTTGACGTACACCACATTTTTATTGCACCGGTTGTCAACCACGACACCGGTCTCGGATGTGGTGTTGTGGTTGACCCTACGGGGAATCGGAATGGGCATGGCGATGATGCCAGCGACAACAGCCGGGATGTCCGCCGTGCCCACAGAGCTTGTCGGAACCGGCTCGGCGATTAACAACATCATGCAACGCGTGGCCGGGTCCTTTGGATTGGCATTTATGACGGCAGTGCTACAATCCCAGGCGACCTTGCATGCCACGACCATTGCCGCGTCTTATACCCCTACCTCTCAACCAGCCGTGCAATTTATGCATCAATTAACAGGATTTTTGGTCCAACACGGCATGGCCTTAGGTCAAAGTGTTTCGTTAACCACTACAGAGTTATATGACTTAATTCAACAGCAAGCGTTTGTCATGGGGATTGACGATATTTTCGTGCTTGGAGCAGGCATTACCCTTCTGGGCGCCTTTTTGTCCTTGTTTTTGAAAACGTATCGTCACCAACGTGCATCGAACCAGATGATCGTCGATTAA
- a CDS encoding M20 metallopeptidase family protein, translated as MAKWEQDVITYRRDLHQIPELGFQETKTSQYLLDTLQQLGLDPVQIADTGVMADIEGNRPGKTIAIRADIDGLPLEEDTGLPFRSQHQGVMHACGHDGHMAIVLALASRLQATRDFPGRVRVFFQPAEERPPGGAPKMIEAGCLDGVDEVLGLHLWASDPVGTVAIRSGPFMANADQFTIRVKGKGGHGSEPADTKDAVLIASMIVMNLQTIVSRRLNAFDTAVVSCGTIRAGATFNIIAETAEITGTVRTLSKIVQDKVIQEIEHIAKTTAALYGAEATVSYQYGYPAVINHQPSVERLERSVTGLVDILHPDPAMGGEDFAYYLQKKPGTFLFLGCRPEGESFPHHSPHFQINEKALPLGVEVLYRGAMSFLHEN; from the coding sequence ATGGCCAAATGGGAACAAGACGTCATTACATATCGCCGTGATCTACACCAGATTCCGGAGTTAGGATTTCAAGAGACCAAGACGAGTCAATATCTGTTGGATACGTTACAGCAATTAGGCTTAGATCCTGTGCAAATTGCGGATACCGGGGTGATGGCCGATATTGAGGGCAATCGTCCCGGCAAAACGATTGCGATCCGGGCCGACATCGATGGGTTGCCTCTTGAGGAAGACACCGGCTTGCCATTTCGTTCCCAACATCAAGGCGTTATGCATGCCTGCGGACATGATGGTCATATGGCTATTGTCTTAGCTTTAGCAAGCCGGCTTCAAGCAACACGGGATTTTCCGGGCCGAGTGCGTGTGTTTTTCCAGCCAGCTGAAGAAAGACCTCCAGGCGGCGCCCCTAAAATGATTGAAGCCGGATGTTTAGACGGGGTCGATGAAGTGTTGGGCCTTCATCTCTGGGCCAGTGATCCTGTTGGTACGGTTGCCATTCGCAGCGGACCGTTTATGGCCAATGCGGATCAATTCACCATTCGAGTCAAGGGAAAAGGCGGCCACGGTTCGGAGCCAGCCGACACCAAAGATGCCGTACTTATTGCTTCGATGATTGTCATGAATCTGCAGACTATTGTCTCACGCCGTCTCAACGCATTTGATACGGCTGTGGTGAGCTGTGGTACGATTCGAGCCGGGGCAACGTTTAATATTATTGCAGAGACGGCGGAAATTACGGGCACGGTACGGACTCTTTCCAAAATCGTTCAAGATAAAGTCATACAGGAAATCGAGCACATTGCCAAGACAACCGCGGCATTATATGGTGCAGAAGCGACGGTTTCATACCAATATGGCTATCCCGCCGTGATCAATCACCAGCCAAGTGTCGAACGTTTAGAACGCTCCGTCACAGGACTCGTCGATATTCTTCATCCTGATCCGGCTATGGGCGGGGAAGATTTTGCCTATTATCTACAAAAAAAGCCTGGGACATTTCTCTTTTTAGGATGCCGGCCCGAAGGGGAAAGTTTTCCTCATCACTCGCCACATTTTCAGATCAACGAAAAAGCGTTACCTTTAGGTGTGGAAGTGCTGTATCGCGGTGCCATGAGCTTTTTACATGAAAATTAA
- a CDS encoding methyltransferase domain-containing protein: protein MSFSFVDWVDSLCWNLLNDMPGNEKWLLRQTIYTAVSRRQVIPTLPFKSGQTIADFGTGYGVMAIEMAQALGVQVIGVDIDDTVLNYARTLSQAIYGTQAPVEFIHANVYHLPFADQSLDGITARFLFQHLNEPQRVAHEAFRVLKPSAIMVIEDIDDGLILEYPSLPPSWQHVMNAFRTLQARHGGDREVGRKLPFYLHQAGLVVDAVQIHPLAQFSAQNPHDLSYQFERERIEQVLPELYKEHLLSPDQWQSALKDLMAVEGKWMLQSASTLRIIAHRPG, encoded by the coding sequence GTGAGTTTTTCCTTTGTGGATTGGGTTGATTCATTATGCTGGAACCTTTTGAACGACATGCCGGGAAATGAAAAGTGGTTGTTACGTCAAACTATTTATACAGCGGTGTCAAGACGGCAAGTCATTCCCACCCTTCCTTTTAAATCTGGACAAACCATCGCCGATTTCGGAACGGGTTACGGTGTGATGGCCATAGAAATGGCTCAGGCTCTAGGAGTTCAGGTTATAGGGGTTGATATTGATGACACAGTCCTCAATTACGCCCGGACTCTTAGCCAAGCCATCTATGGAACCCAAGCTCCAGTTGAATTTATCCACGCAAACGTTTATCATCTTCCCTTTGCAGATCAGTCATTAGACGGGATTACCGCTCGCTTTCTTTTTCAACACCTTAATGAACCGCAGCGTGTCGCTCACGAAGCCTTTCGCGTACTCAAACCATCGGCCATTATGGTTATCGAAGACATCGATGATGGTCTCATTCTTGAATACCCGTCTCTCCCCCCATCTTGGCAGCATGTTATGAACGCATTTCGGACTTTACAAGCACGCCACGGTGGCGACCGCGAAGTGGGCCGGAAACTGCCTTTTTACCTTCACCAGGCGGGATTAGTCGTCGACGCAGTGCAAATCCATCCCCTGGCACAGTTTTCCGCGCAAAATCCGCATGATTTGAGTTACCAATTCGAGCGAGAACGCATCGAACAGGTATTGCCCGAGCTCTATAAAGAGCACTTGCTGAGCCCAGATCAATGGCAGTCCGCCCTTAAAGACTTGATGGCTGTTGAGGGGAAATGGATGCTTCAAAGTGCATCAACCTTGCGAATTATCGCCCATCGCCCTGGTTAA
- a CDS encoding MarR family winged helix-turn-helix transcriptional regulator: MADRDYYIERLDHIFSRIGRRMRQRMSQETLTLGQYSLLKLLFDSEPMTVGEIAEELELSLASASAMIDRLVNQKLVIRSRSELDRRVVTVRLSPTGRAQVENLHQHRREFLRQLFLRMSEEDLKTLLALIERLEDS; encoded by the coding sequence TTGGCTGACCGGGATTACTATATCGAGAGACTTGACCATATTTTTTCTCGAATCGGTCGTCGTATGCGTCAGCGCATGTCTCAGGAAACACTCACATTGGGACAGTATTCTTTGCTGAAGTTGTTATTTGACTCTGAACCCATGACAGTCGGGGAGATAGCGGAGGAACTGGAATTATCCCTAGCGAGTGCGAGTGCTATGATTGACCGATTAGTGAACCAAAAACTGGTGATCCGGTCGCGGTCCGAACTGGACCGGCGTGTTGTTACGGTCCGGTTATCGCCGACGGGCAGAGCGCAGGTCGAAAATTTGCATCAACACCGGCGAGAATTTTTGCGTCAATTGTTTTTGCGGATGTCGGAAGAGGATTTAAAAACGTTGTTAGCGCTCATTGAACGTTTAGAAGATTCGTAA
- the rplM gene encoding 50S ribosomal protein L13 — protein MSTYMARSQDVQRTWYVIDAAGLPLGRVATAAATILRGKHKPTYTPHVDTGDYVIIVNAADVVLTGRKLDQKIYFHHSGYFGGLKRTVYRQLMKKKPTFAVEKAIRGMLPHNRLGRAMFRKLKVYPNAEHPHSAQQPQVWEVKI, from the coding sequence ATGTCCACTTATATGGCCCGGTCCCAAGATGTTCAGCGTACGTGGTATGTGATTGATGCTGCTGGATTACCGCTGGGGCGTGTTGCTACCGCTGCAGCAACGATTCTCCGTGGCAAGCACAAGCCCACGTATACTCCTCATGTGGATACCGGTGATTACGTAATTATTGTTAATGCGGCCGATGTTGTATTGACGGGACGTAAACTCGATCAAAAAATTTACTTCCATCATTCGGGATATTTCGGCGGATTAAAACGTACGGTTTATCGTCAATTGATGAAGAAGAAGCCAACTTTTGCAGTGGAAAAGGCTATCCGGGGAATGTTGCCGCATAATCGGTTAGGACGCGCCATGTTTCGGAAACTAAAAGTATATCCGAATGCGGAACATCCACACAGTGCCCAGCAGCCGCAAGTATGGGAGGTTAAAATCTAA
- a CDS encoding efflux RND transporter periplasmic adaptor subunit, with amino-acid sequence MKQSRLILINILIIVALILIGGVVAYYWTQNYDYVSTQDASISAPSIPIAAVTPGTIENLSVSLGQHVTQGQVIGQELTTVTTSASQTGKGKSATSSPTSTTVNIVAPVNGVVANLAVHDGQMVSAGTPLVTLVQLSHVMVIANIPESKIRNVSVGQSATIYVDAHPGVAFSGTVEAIQPTTQSFFSLIPTAATSGTYTKVTQRIPVELSIDAAGYTLLPGENAEVRITVH; translated from the coding sequence GTGAAGCAGAGTCGATTGATACTGATTAACATCTTAATCATTGTGGCGTTAATTTTGATTGGGGGAGTGGTGGCATACTACTGGACTCAGAATTATGATTACGTGTCCACCCAAGATGCCTCCATCTCGGCTCCCAGCATTCCTATTGCTGCTGTAACCCCGGGCACTATAGAAAACTTGTCGGTCAGTTTAGGGCAACATGTGACCCAAGGACAAGTGATTGGTCAAGAACTCACCACGGTGACGACCTCAGCATCTCAAACGGGAAAGGGAAAGAGTGCGACGTCATCACCCACTTCGACCACAGTGAATATTGTTGCCCCAGTGAACGGGGTCGTGGCCAATTTAGCGGTCCATGATGGGCAAATGGTTAGCGCCGGGACGCCGCTTGTTACTCTGGTCCAACTATCTCATGTCATGGTCATTGCCAACATCCCTGAAAGTAAAATTCGGAATGTGTCGGTGGGCCAAAGTGCCACCATTTACGTGGATGCACATCCGGGTGTTGCGTTCTCAGGGACCGTCGAAGCAATTCAACCGACAACTCAATCCTTCTTTTCTCTTATTCCGACCGCTGCGACGTCGGGCACGTACACAAAAGTGACACAACGCATTCCGGTCGAGCTATCCATTGATGCTGCCGGATACACATTGTTACCAGGAGAAAATGCTGAGGTTCGTATTACTGTGCATTAA
- the rpsI gene encoding 30S ribosomal protein S9, protein MAVAQFWGTGRRKNAIARVRLVPGTGRVLINGRPFEEYFPLRTLQTMVMAPLNSVDLQGRFDVLVRVEGGGVSGQAGAVRHGIARALLAVDSNFRIPLKQRGFLKRDSRMKERRKYGLKKARKAPQFSKR, encoded by the coding sequence ATGGCAGTTGCACAATTTTGGGGAACGGGACGCCGCAAAAATGCCATTGCACGGGTGAGGCTGGTTCCTGGAACTGGACGTGTATTGATCAATGGACGTCCGTTTGAGGAATATTTTCCCCTTCGCACCTTGCAAACAATGGTCATGGCCCCATTAAATTCCGTGGATCTTCAGGGCCGTTTTGACGTATTAGTGCGTGTTGAAGGTGGCGGTGTATCCGGTCAAGCTGGTGCGGTACGTCATGGTATTGCGCGGGCATTGCTAGCGGTGGACAGCAACTTCCGTATTCCTTTAAAACAACGAGGCTTTTTAAAGCGGGACTCGCGAATGAAAGAGCGACGTAAATACGGACTCAAAAAGGCTCGTAAAGCTCCTCAATTCTCTAAACGGTAA
- a CDS encoding efflux RND transporter periplasmic adaptor subunit, giving the protein MPRWIFGVVALMGVLVLGAIAGFDAYDQAHYVDSSYAYVTAPYVWVPASSLGTVSHVFVHTGEHVTRGTLLAEVTTPSGNTHDLYARKGGIVGSIAVAKGASVDPKEDLMAIVQLQNSQIVADIPESRARKVAIGQAVDVTLSAYPGTTFTGRVTHIGSATLSTLSPLLQVGTFSKERQWIPVTITVNPGSDQFLAGENASVRIHI; this is encoded by the coding sequence ATGCCGAGGTGGATTTTCGGAGTGGTGGCTCTCATGGGCGTACTCGTATTGGGTGCGATTGCCGGATTTGATGCTTATGATCAGGCCCATTATGTCGATTCATCCTATGCCTATGTGACAGCACCCTATGTATGGGTGCCGGCATCAAGCCTGGGGACCGTGTCCCACGTCTTCGTTCACACGGGAGAACACGTCACTCGTGGCACCTTGCTGGCCGAGGTAACGACCCCTAGTGGCAACACGCACGATCTCTATGCCCGTAAGGGGGGCATTGTGGGGTCAATTGCTGTAGCCAAAGGCGCTAGTGTTGACCCCAAAGAGGATTTAATGGCCATTGTCCAATTGCAGAACAGTCAAATTGTGGCGGATATTCCGGAATCCCGCGCTCGCAAGGTGGCCATTGGACAAGCGGTGGACGTTACCCTCAGTGCTTACCCAGGCACGACATTTACTGGTCGAGTGACTCATATCGGGTCTGCGACTTTAAGCACGTTGTCACCCTTACTGCAAGTTGGAACCTTTTCTAAAGAACGGCAGTGGATACCGGTTACGATTACTGTCAATCCTGGCAGCGATCAGTTCCTCGCCGGGGAAAATGCATCGGTGCGTATTCACATTTAA
- the rocF gene encoding arginase, giving the protein MKLKTVRIIGVPLDYGADRRGVDMGPSAIRYAGLHEKLRQVGHKVIDIGNLPVPVPESRTKNETHLKYADEIVKVSRVLARAVEKSLDEDNYPLILGGDHSIAIGTIAGLLRKFSRLGVLWFDAHGDYNTDQTSPSGNVHGMPVATAVGLGHPALKIPFHGHFVDPHKIVYVGVRTLDADEAEALRHSGATVFSMHEIDRYGMRDVMAKAIDIVTDQTDGVHLSFDIDAVDPLYAPGSGTPYSGGLTEREAHLALELLAESDIVSSMEMVEVNPILDEHNRTGELAANLIASALGHRII; this is encoded by the coding sequence ATGAAACTTAAGACAGTACGCATCATCGGTGTTCCCCTCGATTATGGAGCTGATCGCCGAGGTGTTGATATGGGACCTAGTGCGATTCGTTATGCAGGTCTTCACGAGAAACTGCGCCAAGTAGGGCACAAAGTCATCGATATTGGAAATCTTCCGGTACCGGTCCCTGAAAGTCGCACCAAAAATGAGACCCATCTGAAATATGCAGACGAGATCGTTAAGGTCAGTCGCGTGCTAGCGCGCGCAGTAGAAAAATCCTTGGATGAGGATAACTATCCTTTGATTCTCGGGGGTGACCATAGTATTGCCATTGGTACGATTGCCGGATTATTACGCAAATTTTCCCGTTTGGGCGTGTTATGGTTTGATGCACACGGGGACTACAATACCGATCAAACTTCTCCGTCCGGTAATGTCCATGGGATGCCCGTGGCGACGGCCGTAGGATTAGGTCACCCAGCTCTCAAAATTCCTTTTCATGGCCACTTTGTCGATCCACACAAAATTGTTTATGTTGGAGTGCGAACCTTGGATGCGGACGAAGCCGAAGCCTTACGGCACTCCGGCGCCACAGTCTTTTCAATGCATGAAATTGACCGTTATGGAATGCGTGATGTGATGGCCAAAGCGATCGATATTGTCACGGATCAAACCGATGGGGTGCATTTAAGTTTCGATATTGACGCGGTTGATCCGTTATATGCCCCCGGATCGGGTACGCCCTACAGTGGTGGCCTCACGGAACGCGAGGCACATTTAGCTTTGGAATTGCTCGCGGAAAGCGATATTGTTTCTTCGATGGAAATGGTGGAAGTGAATCCGATTCTTGATGAACATAACCGGACCGGAGAACTTGCGGCGAACTTGATTGCATCGGCCCTTGGGCACCGAATCATCTAA
- a CDS encoding N-acetylmuramoyl-L-alanine amidase family protein, which translates to MTNRLKRRLFYGLQLACFAACSSLLLGMGNLHAALAPANGIEGALLRGRTIVIDPGHGGYDPGARGRMAREDEINLAIALDLRKWFEDAGARVLMTWEKPGQIPPSRKYRVQQRVIWINRTGGNALIDIHCNSAGSRWRGPQTFYWDGKGSYYLAHDVQEELQFFTHTNRPVTRIDQYVLRYAKMPAINVEVGFISNPQEEKLLMNPQYQRQIAWYIFLGTERWFLKGHWPETLLQTPPPTHLLVRD; encoded by the coding sequence GTGACAAATCGATTAAAACGACGCCTGTTTTATGGACTCCAGCTGGCTTGTTTTGCGGCATGTAGCAGTCTTTTACTGGGAATGGGAAATCTTCATGCTGCCCTAGCACCTGCTAATGGGATTGAAGGGGCATTATTGAGGGGACGAACCATTGTGATTGACCCTGGGCATGGCGGTTATGACCCAGGAGCTCGGGGTCGTATGGCCCGAGAAGATGAAATTAATTTGGCTATCGCCTTGGATCTTCGAAAATGGTTCGAGGATGCGGGAGCTCGTGTATTGATGACCTGGGAAAAACCCGGTCAAATACCCCCATCGCGTAAATATCGCGTCCAGCAACGTGTAATCTGGATTAACCGAACGGGAGGCAATGCGCTCATCGATATTCATTGCAACTCGGCGGGATCACGGTGGCGCGGTCCCCAAACTTTTTATTGGGATGGAAAGGGTTCTTATTATTTGGCGCATGATGTTCAAGAAGAATTGCAATTTTTTACTCATACGAATCGTCCCGTGACGCGCATCGATCAATACGTCTTGCGTTATGCGAAAATGCCGGCCATCAATGTTGAAGTGGGCTTTATTTCGAATCCGCAAGAAGAGAAACTCCTGATGAATCCTCAGTACCAACGGCAGATTGCCTGGTATATTTTTTTAGGGACGGAACGCTGGTTTCTCAAAGGACATTGGCCTGAAACGTTGTTGCAAACGCCACCTCCCACACATTTATTAGTTCGTGACTAG
- a CDS encoding complex I NDUFA9 subunit family protein, with protein MRVFVTGGTGYVGQAVQQALLRHHHEISVLARHPSNLASGVQFVSGDIRQVDLTAVMQGIDVVIHLVGIIEEKLSQGITFDVMHYQVTKRLVDAMRQNGVPRLIHMSALGTRENARSRYHQSKWKAEQYIRQQGVDAIILRPSLLFGGGAPFFQMLKTQCHWPVVPVPGSGDTLLQPVARHDVAELIARLVDLPQYGGETWEIGGPTVFTLNDLYRHVAKTIGREHLPLFHVPLPLLFAAARLGQNLPGFPVTVDQLFMLNEPNVTEDTRWHQIIAHPTPLGTDF; from the coding sequence ATGCGGGTATTCGTCACGGGTGGTACAGGATATGTGGGTCAGGCCGTGCAACAAGCCTTATTACGGCATCATCATGAAATCAGCGTCCTTGCCCGCCATCCGTCGAACCTGGCTTCTGGTGTTCAATTTGTGTCAGGGGATATTCGCCAGGTCGATCTCACGGCTGTAATGCAGGGAATCGACGTGGTCATTCACCTTGTGGGGATCATTGAGGAAAAACTTAGCCAGGGCATCACCTTTGATGTCATGCATTACCAAGTCACCAAGCGACTTGTGGACGCCATGAGACAAAATGGGGTGCCACGGCTCATTCATATGTCGGCACTGGGGACGCGAGAAAATGCCCGGAGTCGGTATCATCAGAGTAAGTGGAAAGCCGAACAATACATCCGGCAGCAGGGCGTGGATGCCATCATTTTGCGCCCGTCCTTGCTCTTTGGGGGAGGCGCTCCCTTTTTTCAAATGCTCAAGACACAGTGCCATTGGCCGGTGGTTCCTGTCCCTGGCAGTGGGGACACATTACTGCAGCCCGTAGCGCGTCACGATGTTGCTGAATTAATCGCCCGTCTGGTCGATTTGCCCCAATACGGAGGAGAAACTTGGGAAATTGGGGGACCCACAGTATTTACCTTGAATGATTTATATCGTCATGTGGCCAAAACTATAGGACGGGAGCATCTGCCCTTATTTCACGTGCCTCTGCCCCTATTATTTGCGGCAGCCCGTCTTGGGCAAAATCTTCCCGGTTTTCCCGTTACGGTAGATCAATTATTCATGTTAAATGAGCCCAATGTGACAGAGGATACCCGCTGGCATCAAATTATCGCCCATCCTACGCCCTTAGGCACAGATTTTTAA
- a CDS encoding tetratricopeptide repeat protein, translating to MMVGTKIRDLRKKLGLTQEQLAGDELTKSYVSQVELGRIHPSHKALEIIASRLGKPLGYFLENGDDMRTIEVLLKAAQALWNSGRLEDGMLGLQEALTLAERTGREDILARIKATMGKLEMSQGNLEAALAHLEESLSLIHPDDHPVQAIEIANTLGMAAARHGSFHKAMNSFQQALEYAERLDTRDGPNIRAEAAQHYGDFCYSQRQWISSLELYRMALEQKQLSPCRRAELLSRIAAAEWRLGHNTEASQAVDEAMSLLPQIRGAEERAALQADIAQVLIDIGRVDRARELLQASLSVFDRVHFQEGQAVILESLLRIPGSDKMLDQYAHRVLAAPDGWPWEDTKIFALRALARRAVAHADYEQAKEYLSQALAMSPVSKQRDLECEYYIVQSHLGDPNALNQLWKHLTDPAYDSSEPRKFTPRLPVISAPEVVGAVN from the coding sequence ATGATGGTAGGGACCAAGATTCGCGACCTGAGGAAAAAACTCGGATTAACCCAAGAGCAACTTGCCGGAGATGAACTGACTAAAAGCTATGTTAGTCAGGTTGAATTGGGCCGTATCCATCCATCCCACAAAGCGTTAGAAATTATCGCCAGCCGGTTGGGTAAACCCTTAGGTTACTTCTTGGAAAACGGCGACGATATGCGCACCATTGAGGTCCTATTAAAGGCAGCGCAGGCGTTGTGGAATAGCGGGCGGCTTGAAGATGGCATGTTGGGACTACAAGAAGCGTTAACCTTGGCAGAACGTACAGGTCGTGAAGATATTTTAGCGCGCATTAAAGCGACCATGGGTAAACTAGAAATGTCACAAGGTAATTTGGAAGCAGCCTTGGCGCACCTAGAAGAAAGCCTGAGTCTAATTCATCCAGACGACCATCCTGTACAAGCGATTGAAATCGCCAATACCTTAGGGATGGCTGCTGCTCGCCACGGCTCATTCCACAAGGCGATGAATTCCTTCCAGCAGGCATTAGAGTATGCTGAACGTCTTGATACACGGGATGGACCCAATATTCGCGCAGAAGCGGCACAACACTATGGCGATTTCTGCTACAGCCAGCGGCAATGGATTTCGTCTTTGGAATTATACCGAATGGCCTTAGAGCAAAAGCAGCTCAGCCCTTGCCGGCGAGCCGAGTTACTCAGCCGCATTGCTGCAGCGGAGTGGCGTCTTGGGCACAATACAGAAGCATCGCAAGCAGTTGATGAAGCTATGAGTTTGCTCCCGCAAATTCGGGGTGCTGAAGAACGTGCCGCTCTGCAGGCCGACATTGCTCAAGTCCTGATTGATATTGGACGCGTTGACCGGGCTCGCGAATTGTTACAGGCTTCCTTGAGTGTATTTGACCGCGTCCATTTCCAAGAAGGGCAGGCTGTCATCCTAGAATCCTTGCTGCGTATTCCCGGTTCAGACAAAATGCTGGATCAATACGCACATCGCGTATTGGCAGCACCTGATGGGTGGCCATGGGAAGACACGAAAATCTTTGCATTACGAGCATTAGCCCGCCGAGCGGTGGCTCATGCCGATTACGAACAAGCCAAAGAATATTTGAGTCAAGCCCTTGCCATGAGCCCCGTGAGTAAGCAACGCGATTTGGAATGTGAATATTACATTGTGCAAAGTCACCTCGGTGACCCCAATGCGTTGAACCAATTATGGAAGCACTTAACCGACCCGGCCTATGATTCTTCAGAACCGCGGAAATTCACGCCCCGTCTTCCGGTCATTTCAGCACCTGAAGTGGTTGGCGCGGTTAATTAG